In the genome of Phragmites australis chromosome 9, lpPhrAust1.1, whole genome shotgun sequence, the window gagattttcgtttttttcAACATTACaacgattttttttcataacaagatttttaaaattatttttttaaacatgattctcttctttccttttacGATTCTCTCGACGGTTCTTTCGAGAAGAAGCTGTTAGAcacgagaaaaaaataaaaaaaatagaaacagaaaagaaattaagaaaaaaacagaattctttctccttttctttcacgATTAAAAAGAGATTATCTCGAAAAGAATTTcgaagctgttagagataagagaaaataaaaaatagaaacagaaaaaaattaagaaaagaacaaaataaaggATATATAATTAGAGATAATCTTAAAATTGAAACCGAATATACCTAGCTTAATTCCTGAAGTTAGAATTGAAACCGGATATTGTTAGCTTAATGTGAAGTTAGTTATACTAAGGGTATTTGGATGAGccgttttatttatttttttaaaaatatagactttaattattttattttaatctaagAACTCGAAATCTGATGGGAagctaaaattctccaaataagatCTTACAAGAAGAAATTACCAGGTGCCCATCACATGGCTAACAAAAACCTAAACAAGCAAGCTGGACTGCTAATTAAAACAAACACATAGGATTCCCAGCCACAAGAGTATGGCACAGCAAACAGAGATTAACGAGAAGGGAAAAAAACTGACACACAGATTGCGCCAATAACTGTAGTAGCACTTGAAACGCATTTCAGGCTGGCTCACCACATGGCACCATCGACACGACACGGCAAACTGCTAGCAACTGACTGGCCGGCACTGGCAAACGTTCGTCTTGCGATCATATGTCTACGGCGATGTcagccgcggcggcagcgggggTGGCGGAGGCTGcggcgtcggcgccggcgctggcgaGGCCGAGCAGCATGTGGCGGACACCGCGCGCGTACTCGAGcaggcggtcgacggcggggaTGGTATCCCTGACCTCGTCCAGGGCCTCGAAGTCGCGTAGCCAGGCGTGGAAGAGCGGGAACGCGTCCGCGTCCACGAGGCGCACGCCCGTGACCTCCTCGAACACGGCCAGCCAGTAGGAGCCGCACCCCAGCACGACGTCAAGGAGGCCCACCTCGTCGCCGCCGAAGAAGCGGCGACCCTTGAACGCCCCGTCACGGAGCTCCGCCTCGATCAGCGCAAGGTTCTCGTGCACCTGCCGCACCGCCGCCTCCTGCTCCTCTCCGGTCGACGCGAACACAGCCCCCACGGCCGGCCCAAGCTGCACACATTgcaaaggaggaaaaaaaaactgcacGTGTCAGCCATCTCATCACACGCACAGACACGCCGCACGTGTATGTCCTAGCACCATAGCGCAGGGAGCGCCCGGAACTTACCTTATCGTCGGCGAAGTGACACCAGAAGCGCGCGAGCGCGCGGTCTAAGGCGCTGGCGGGGAGGAGCGGGCGGCTCTCCGGCCAGGCGTCGTCGAGGTACTGGAGGATGATGACGGACTCGGGGAGCGCGCGGTCGCCGTGGACGAGCACGGGAACCTTCTTGTAGACGGGGTTGTGGCGCAGCAGCGCGTCGCTCTTGTTCCCCAGGTCTTCCTCCGCGTACTCGAACTCTAGCCCCTTGAGCCGCAGGGCCAGCTGCACGCGGTGCGTGTACGAGCTCGCCCACGACCCGAACAGCTTCAGAGGCACCGCCGCCGCACTCACATTCTCCATCTTCTCCATGGCTCCGCACGCGCCCGGAGCTCGGCTGGACCCTACGCAAGatgctttctttcttctttgatgAGTAGCAGCTGATGGTGGTGTGCTCGGCCTTGTTGCGTGGTTTGGAGCTTTGGGGGGAGGCGTGGTTATATAGAGCGGGAAGCGCCGAGTCGGGGTTCACATGGAAGTGGGGTGCGCGGGTGGGGCCGAGGTGTCGTGTTGCGCCATGGGAACCCTAGGCGTGAGGGATGGGCCGGGCAGGCTTCGAGGGCAAGGCACACCGACTCGTTGTGGACTTTCTACTCGCTGGGGAAGTGTGAAGCTGTGAACTTGGCAAGCTTACTCTACTTGCAGGAGTGGTTTGTTTATCAGGGTAAAAAGGTTCTCACTGGGCGAGCTAAGCTAGAAGTCTTCACTGACCGGACGATGCCTTTTCCTCAGAGCTCTGGTTGATTTGTGTCTGCAATCTGCATTACCAAGTAGCTGAAGACAAAAAAAGAGGGACACGACGACCGAGGATCACTCTCCCTCGACTTGTTCTCCAATGTTTTGGTTTGTCGAACAATCAGGCAGGCTGTAGTAGTTTCTGATAACGAGAGTAGACATTTCACCGTGTGGTAACTGGAGTCCGAGCGCCGTGAACAAGCGACAGTGACAGTGAAACAAATCCAAGTGGTAGTTGATTTGGAAGCTTGGTCAAAGTACTTGTATGAGTTAAGTCTCGAAGCCTTGATTCATGCGCTTGACTAATCTGCATGTTCGCGACCAAGCTAGTGCGGTGCGTTTGACCGAACAGCACCCGCGTGGAGCCCAGAATAAGCCCGGCCGGCCAGTGGCAAGTCGCCTGTGCGTGCACATGCGCGCACCCATGCTCGCaaacaattttttatatatatatatttttctaatttttttttaaattacataccattttaaaaataatgaaGCCTACCCACACTCGTATGTTGAACGGCTCACCCGTTAAATGGGCGATACCATATGGATCTCGGCTGGTAACGTATTTAATAATTAGGAAGAGCAAGGTCTCGCTCGTTCAACAAGCTAGACTTTTTGAGTATTTAGGCCGGCCCGATCGGTACTGTCGATATCAGTACTTCATTTGACACTCATTCAGCTgtgagaggagagggaagggagaTTTGTGTGGCGAAGTCCTACTAAAaaaaggtaattttttttatttttttaacaaacccGATAGAATAGCAACTAGTACTGGGTTTTGATataggttagatgttagatctagATTTTATTTTACATACCTGTTAGTATAGCCACTAGAAGTAGGATAAAatatagatctaggtttagaattaggaTTAGATATAGTTCAATAATTAGATCATGtttatacgtatattttagcaattagaagtagtatttagatatattttagtattagatgtaggatttagatatagtgtagtcataattgatatgatagatgtaggttttagatgtgtttgatgtagcaaaTCAGGAATAtattgttgcagtatagattacatgttgggctacgtttgtaatgaattttgcattgtagatgtagtttaacATGATTTTTTCTGTTATGTCACAATAATGTCATAGTTTTTGTCGATGGATGCTAGGTATGGCAGATATGtggcagtttaggattttttacggGGACAGTAAAATCTTATATGGTCCGGAAGGGATAATACTGTCCATATTTAagtcaatggacaagggtatATCCAGACCTATGCAGAAAAGTATCGAACACTTGTATGTCTGGTTGATATGGGGTTTCAAACTAGACCCCGAGGTTCAAGatatgaccattagcattgtcgGCAATCATTACAGAGAAGatgtgtactgggaggtgttcCCGCTCTGGGAAGATGAATTGTGGAAGAGGTACCTACATAATGTTGTGCACAGAAgttggcctcctatgttgcttatgcaatggaagaataaggaggcaatTGGGGAGATGTAGGGTGGAGcgtacgcggaggaggagggtgatgaggaagagtatgataaAGATATCGATCCGGATGGTGCATATTTATCGGATTATCCTACTGAACTgaccggtgaggcagacgagg includes:
- the LOC133929793 gene encoding glutathione transferase GST 23-like, whose translation is MEKMENVSAAAVPLKLFGSWASSYTHRVQLALRLKGLEFEYAEEDLGNKSDALLRHNPVYKKVPVLVHGDRALPESVIILQYLDDAWPESRPLLPASALDRALARFWCHFADDKLGPAVGAVFASTGEEQEAAVRQVHENLALIEAELRDGAFKGRRFFGGDEVGLLDVVLGCGSYWLAVFEEVTGVRLVDADAFPLFHAWLRDFEALDEVRDTIPAVDRLLEYARGVRHMLLGLASAGADAAASATPAAAAADIAVDI